The proteins below come from a single Serratia ficaria genomic window:
- the ubiA gene encoding 4-hydroxybenzoate octaprenyltransferase, which yields MEGSVTQSKWRAYSHLMRIDKPIGSLLLLWPTLWALWLAGQGVPPLSILLVFVLGVFLMRAAGCVVNDYADRAVDGHVKRTAGRPMPSGRVSEKEAKVLFVVLVLISFGLVLTLNAMAIWLSLAALALAWVYPFMKRVTNLPQFVLGAAFGWGIPMAYAAVSEALPLSCWLLLLANICWTVAYDTLYAMVDRDDDLKIGVKSTAILFGRYDKLIVGLLQFATLLLLLWVGYLAQLGGAFYWSLLLAGALFIHQQKQVATREREACFRAFLHNNYVGLVVFIGIALSYLPA from the coding sequence TTGGAGGGAAGCGTGACTCAAAGCAAATGGCGGGCTTACAGCCATCTGATGCGCATCGATAAGCCGATCGGCAGCCTGCTGCTGCTGTGGCCGACGCTGTGGGCGCTGTGGCTGGCCGGGCAGGGCGTGCCGCCGCTGTCGATCCTGCTGGTGTTCGTGCTCGGCGTGTTCCTGATGCGCGCCGCCGGCTGCGTGGTGAACGACTACGCCGACCGCGCGGTCGACGGCCACGTGAAGCGCACCGCCGGGCGGCCGATGCCGAGCGGCCGGGTGAGCGAGAAAGAGGCCAAGGTGCTGTTCGTGGTGCTGGTGCTGATCTCGTTTGGTCTGGTGCTGACGCTGAATGCCATGGCCATCTGGCTGTCGCTGGCGGCGCTGGCGCTGGCGTGGGTTTATCCGTTTATGAAGCGGGTGACCAACCTGCCGCAGTTCGTGCTGGGCGCCGCCTTCGGCTGGGGCATTCCCATGGCCTACGCCGCGGTCAGCGAAGCGCTGCCGCTGAGCTGCTGGCTGCTGCTGCTGGCCAACATTTGCTGGACGGTGGCTTACGACACGCTGTATGCGATGGTGGACCGCGATGACGACCTGAAAATCGGCGTCAAATCCACCGCCATCCTGTTTGGCCGCTACGACAAGCTGATCGTCGGGTTGCTGCAGTTCGCCACCCTGCTGCTGCTGCTGTGGGTCGGGTATCTGGCGCAGCTGGGCGGGGCGTTTTACTGGTCGCTGCTGCTGGCGGGCGCGCTGTTCATCCATCAGCAAAAGCAGGTCGCCACCCGCGAGCGCGAAGCCTGCTTCAGGGCGTTTCTGCACAATAACTACGTCGGGCTGGTGGTGTTTATCGGCATCGCGCTGAGTTATTTGCCGGCTTAA
- the ubiC gene encoding chorismate lyase has protein sequence MSGNRDSILPPLEWLSDRHSPPPAAVSDWLMELGSMTRRFERHCARVHVEPQRECFVSRDELGEEAEHLPASPRYWLREIVLLGDNRPWLLGRTVIPQETLTGPDLALVDLGTLPLGRYLFSSGELTRDYIHIGRQDALWARRSRLRLAGKPLLLTELFLPASPLYAADPA, from the coding sequence ATGTCTGGCAATAGGGACTCGATCCTGCCGCCGCTTGAGTGGTTATCCGATCGGCATTCGCCGCCGCCCGCCGCCGTGAGCGACTGGCTGATGGAATTAGGCTCCATGACCCGTCGTTTTGAACGTCATTGCGCGCGGGTGCACGTTGAACCGCAGCGCGAATGCTTCGTGAGCCGTGACGAGCTGGGGGAAGAGGCGGAGCATCTGCCCGCAAGCCCGCGTTACTGGCTGCGCGAAATCGTGCTGCTGGGCGATAACCGGCCCTGGCTGCTGGGGCGCACGGTGATCCCGCAGGAAACCCTGACCGGCCCCGACCTGGCGCTGGTGGACCTGGGCACGCTGCCGCTGGGGCGTTATCTGTTCAGCAGCGGCGAACTGACCCGCGATTACATTCACATCGGCCGGCAGGATGCGCTGTGGGCGCGGCGTTCTCGTCTGCGGCTGGCGGGCAAACCGCTGCTGCTGACCGAGCTGTTTTTACCGGCTTCACCGCTGTATGCGGCGGATCCCGCTTAA
- a CDS encoding nucleoside hydrolase, translated as MILGKVSPSLPVPQLVTGGEYYVDVALEGAMTRGMPERRVDNARLLTPSGETLARG; from the coding sequence GTGATCCTCGGCAAAGTTTCGCCTTCGCTGCCGGTGCCGCAGCTGGTCACTGGCGGGGAATATTATGTGGATGTGGCGCTGGAGGGGGCGATGACGCGCGGCATGCCGGAGCGGCGGGTGGATAACGCCCGCCTGCTGACGCCGAGCGGCGAAACCCTGGCCCGCGGATGA
- the malM gene encoding maltose operon protein MalM, which produces MKKNLLSLCLSLALSLGAPLAAYADTPANVSVAPAISAATLQSLPWQPLQPPVTQEVKLDNVSPQINQGDIQGAIAAYTLPADRGSLEVTLSSISKNNSIYAPSVLVLDEHLRPAAYYPSSYFPYQPPGAMSSDRLEGTLKLTPALGQKQIYLLVYTTRQDLAKTTQLTNPAKAYAAGVGNAVPDIPDPVASHGTGGTLRLKVTAEQGSGNVMIGMLQPAPTATPVVVGSTAPVATAAAAPAPAPAKPAEPMLNDTESYFNNGIKQAVKAGDIDKALKLMNEAEKLGSTTARKTFISSVKGKG; this is translated from the coding sequence ATGAAAAAAAATCTGCTGTCGCTCTGCCTGTCGCTGGCGCTGAGCCTGGGTGCGCCGCTGGCGGCCTATGCCGATACGCCGGCCAACGTCTCCGTCGCGCCGGCCATCAGCGCCGCCACGCTGCAAAGTCTGCCGTGGCAACCGCTGCAGCCGCCGGTCACGCAGGAGGTGAAACTCGATAACGTCAGCCCGCAGATCAACCAGGGCGACATTCAGGGGGCCATCGCCGCCTATACGCTGCCGGCCGATCGCGGATCGCTGGAAGTCACGCTGAGCAGCATCAGCAAGAATAATTCGATTTATGCGCCGAGCGTACTGGTGCTGGATGAACACCTGCGGCCGGCGGCCTATTACCCGAGCAGCTACTTCCCGTATCAGCCGCCGGGCGCGATGTCTTCCGATCGGCTGGAGGGCACGCTGAAGCTGACCCCGGCGCTGGGGCAAAAGCAGATTTACCTGTTGGTGTACACCACCCGCCAGGATTTGGCCAAAACCACCCAGCTGACCAACCCGGCCAAGGCCTATGCCGCCGGCGTAGGCAACGCGGTGCCGGATATCCCGGACCCGGTCGCCAGCCACGGCACCGGCGGCACGCTCAGGCTGAAAGTGACCGCCGAGCAGGGCAGCGGCAACGTGATGATCGGCATGCTGCAACCGGCGCCGACCGCGACGCCGGTGGTGGTGGGGTCAACCGCGCCTGTCGCAACGGCGGCTGCGGCTCCGGCGCCCGCGCCGGCCAAACCGGCGGAGCCGATGCTCAACGACACGGAAAGCTATTTCAATAACGGCATCAAACAGGCGGTGAAGGCGGGGGATATCGATAAAGCGCTGAAGCTGATGAATGAGGCCGAGAAACTGGGTTCCACCACAGCGCGTAAAACCTTTATCAGCAGCGTTAAAGGCAAGGGGTAG